A genomic stretch from Carbonactinospora thermoautotrophica includes:
- a CDS encoding nucleotidyl cyclase domain-containing protein, which produces MPTATRLPVAGSWLPNAQVCPHTGLVGWPDFHRDAPELIARSLMAGRNLGLAIGDVDGLKSLAENYDLGHVAANVFMGQLGGIIRDWFCDQKTNAGCAACFGGDETLIVLQLDTLDSLIGALRDLQGRVKTAGLSRTVSFAAALLTASHLPETRWPGWETAFYEYVLRRVDRILISMKHARRGDASYNGFLTWISVPPFGTCGEVEE; this is translated from the coding sequence GTGCCCACTGCTACCCGCCTGCCTGTGGCCGGATCGTGGCTCCCCAACGCCCAGGTGTGCCCGCACACCGGCCTCGTCGGCTGGCCCGACTTCCACCGTGACGCGCCTGAGCTGATCGCCCGCTCGCTCATGGCGGGCCGGAACCTCGGGCTCGCGATCGGTGACGTCGACGGGCTCAAGTCATTAGCCGAGAACTACGACCTCGGGCACGTCGCCGCCAACGTGTTCATGGGGCAGCTGGGCGGCATAATCCGCGACTGGTTCTGCGACCAGAAGACCAACGCCGGGTGCGCGGCGTGTTTCGGCGGGGACGAGACGCTGATCGTGCTGCAGCTCGACACGCTCGACAGCCTGATCGGCGCGCTCCGGGACCTGCAGGGCCGGGTGAAGACCGCAGGGCTCTCGCGCACCGTGTCCTTCGCCGCCGCGCTGCTCACAGCCTCGCATCTGCCGGAGACCAGGTGGCCAGGGTGGGAGACGGCATTCTACGAGTACGTGCTGCGGCGGGTGGACCGGATCCTGATCTCGATGAAGCACGCCCGTCGCGGCGACGCCTCCTACAACGGATTCCTCACCTGGATCAGCGTGCCCCCCTTCGGCACCTGCGGCGAGGTCGAGGAGTAA
- the tgmB gene encoding ATP-grasp ribosomal peptide maturase gives MILVLSQPFDATAALVIDELKRRGVPVVRMDVAWFPAQVTLAATLDGGGWGGRLHLGGRTVDLTAIRAVYYRKPGNHWVSDRLSPQERVIAEREARLGFGGLLFSLPVFWLPHPARVADAEYKPAQLAAARRAGLAVPDTLITNKPAEARAFAEQHGWNVVYKTFTPVTVTRDGAGHHTYTTPVTPQLLDDEAVRFTAHLFQQRVDKTHDVRLVCVGDRMFAIEIHSPEGDWRRSYDRNTYRVCEVPDEVAAGMRALLETFGLNFAAADFAVDHDQRWWFLDLNPNGQWAWLEQATRAPISRAVADLLARHTR, from the coding sequence ATGATCCTCGTCCTCTCCCAGCCGTTCGACGCCACCGCCGCGCTCGTCATCGACGAACTCAAGCGCCGCGGCGTCCCGGTGGTACGGATGGACGTCGCCTGGTTCCCCGCACAGGTCACCCTGGCCGCCACCCTCGACGGTGGCGGCTGGGGCGGCCGGCTGCACCTCGGCGGGCGAACCGTCGACCTGACGGCGATCCGGGCGGTGTACTACCGCAAGCCGGGCAACCACTGGGTGAGCGACCGGCTCTCCCCTCAGGAGCGGGTCATCGCCGAGCGGGAAGCCCGGCTGGGGTTCGGCGGGCTGCTGTTCAGCCTGCCGGTCTTCTGGCTGCCGCATCCGGCGCGGGTGGCGGACGCCGAGTACAAGCCGGCCCAGCTCGCCGCCGCGCGCCGGGCCGGGCTGGCGGTGCCGGACACGCTGATCACCAACAAGCCGGCCGAGGCCCGTGCGTTCGCCGAACAGCACGGTTGGAACGTGGTGTACAAGACGTTCACCCCGGTCACCGTCACCCGCGACGGCGCCGGCCACCACACCTACACCACACCGGTCACCCCGCAGCTTCTCGACGACGAGGCGGTCCGCTTCACCGCGCACCTGTTCCAGCAGCGGGTCGACAAGACCCACGACGTGCGCCTGGTCTGCGTCGGCGACCGGATGTTCGCGATCGAGATCCACTCCCCCGAAGGCGACTGGCGCCGCTCGTATGACCGGAACACCTACCGCGTGTGCGAGGTGCCCGACGAGGTCGCCGCGGGCATGCGCGCCCTGCTGGAGACCTTCGGGCTGAACTTCGCCGCCGCCGACTTCGCCGTCGACCACGACCAGCGGTGGTGGTTCCTCGACCTCAACCCCAACGGCCAGTGGGCGTGGCTGGAGCAGGCCACCCGCGCGCCCATCTCCCGCGCCGTCGCCGACCTGCTGGCCCGCCACACCCGGTGA
- a CDS encoding acyltransferase family protein, whose product MTPPTGRGSATEGALRPGSFAALVAATPASRDRHADLVRLFAISAVVLGHWLAVVIVLRDGRLVGQNALALLPWAHWATWVFQVMPLFFLVGGYANAASWRSRRERGWNGAFWVRSRALRLLRPTTLFVAVVTVGAFVARVLGVDPRLVDAAAWAAGIALWFLVVYLCVVALTPVTHAAHERWGPAVPAALVTGIALVDLAHLGLGLPVVGSVNFALVWLCLHQLGFAWRDGTLTRSPVTPWALALGGLAALVLLAVPGPYPVSMVGVPGAEVNNTSPPTLALLSLGVCQIGVALLLRGPATRWLRRPRVWTVVVAGNSVIMTLYLWHMLPVLVGAVLLYATGLFPQPPVGSPLWWVLRLLWVLVLAVVMVPLVAVLGRVERSPRRPVPPGVPPRAGAWPVAVGVAAAAGGVFLLGLKSFHGVGPGGLPVAGLAPYAAGLLLLLVAPWAGRPRSRCSTG is encoded by the coding sequence ATGACACCCCCGACAGGTCGGGGGTCCGCGACCGAAGGGGCGCTGCGCCCTGGGAGCTTCGCGGCCCTGGTCGCTGCCACCCCCGCGTCCCGCGACCGCCACGCCGACCTGGTGCGGCTGTTCGCCATCTCCGCCGTCGTCCTCGGTCACTGGCTCGCGGTTGTCATCGTCCTCCGTGACGGCCGCCTGGTGGGGCAGAACGCGCTCGCCCTGCTGCCCTGGGCGCACTGGGCGACCTGGGTCTTCCAGGTGATGCCGCTGTTCTTCCTGGTCGGCGGGTACGCCAACGCCGCCTCCTGGCGGTCCCGCCGGGAGCGGGGGTGGAACGGCGCCTTCTGGGTGCGGTCCCGGGCGCTACGGCTGCTGCGTCCGACCACGCTCTTCGTCGCGGTGGTCACCGTCGGCGCATTCGTGGCCCGCGTGCTCGGGGTCGATCCGCGGCTGGTCGACGCCGCGGCGTGGGCCGCCGGCATCGCGCTGTGGTTCCTCGTGGTCTACCTGTGCGTCGTCGCGCTCACCCCCGTCACTCACGCCGCCCACGAGCGGTGGGGTCCGGCGGTGCCCGCCGCGCTCGTCACCGGCATTGCCCTCGTCGACCTGGCCCACCTCGGGCTGGGGCTGCCGGTGGTGGGCTCGGTCAACTTCGCGTTGGTCTGGCTCTGCCTGCACCAGCTCGGTTTCGCCTGGCGGGACGGCACCTTGACCCGGTCACCGGTGACCCCGTGGGCGCTCGCCCTCGGCGGTTTGGCCGCGCTGGTCCTGCTGGCGGTGCCTGGGCCCTACCCGGTGAGCATGGTCGGGGTGCCGGGTGCCGAGGTGAACAACACCTCCCCGCCGACGTTGGCCCTGCTCAGCCTCGGCGTGTGCCAAATTGGTGTGGCGCTGCTGCTGCGCGGGCCCGCCACCCGCTGGCTGCGCCGTCCCCGGGTCTGGACGGTGGTGGTCGCCGGCAACTCGGTGATCATGACGCTCTACCTGTGGCACATGCTTCCGGTCCTGGTCGGGGCGGTGCTGCTGTACGCCACCGGGCTGTTCCCGCAGCCACCGGTCGGCTCGCCCCTCTGGTGGGTGCTGCGGCTGCTCTGGGTGCTGGTGCTGGCCGTCGTCATGGTCCCGCTGGTGGCGGTGCTCGGCCGGGTCGAACGCTCGCCGCGTCGGCCGGTGCCGCCCGGTGTCCCGCCGCGGGCCGGGGCGTGGCCGGTGGCGGTCGGGGTCGCCGCCGCCGCCGGTGGCGTGTTCCTCCTGGGTCTGAAGAGCTTCCACGGGGTCGGCCCCGGCGGCCTGCCCGTCGCCGGCCTCGCCCCGTACGCGGCCGGACTGCTCCTGCTCCTGGTGGCGCCCTGGGCCGGGCGGCCGCGCTCGCGGTGCTCGACGGGTTGA
- a CDS encoding EamA family transporter: MTARVRDNLRLLVAYGAVSVAAVQACYFGAAARLPVSTALLLEYLAPVLVVGWVWLVRRNPPPVPAWRSGR, translated from the coding sequence GTGACCGCGCGGGTGCGGGACAACCTGCGGCTACTCGTCGCGTACGGCGCGGTGTCCGTGGCCGCGGTGCAGGCCTGCTACTTCGGGGCGGCGGCCCGGCTACCGGTGAGCACCGCGCTGCTGCTGGAGTACCTGGCACCGGTCCTGGTGGTCGGGTGGGTGTGGCTGGTGCGCCGGAACCCGCCGCCGGTGCCGGCCTGGCGCAGTGGTCGGTGA
- the guaA gene encoding glutamine-hydrolyzing GMP synthase, with amino-acid sequence MTSSGDVRADAPIDTVLVVDYGAQYAQLIARRVREARVYSEIVPHTMPVAQMLARKPKAIILSGGPASVYAEGAPQVDRALFEAGVPTFGICYGFQAMAQALGGVVERTGTAEYGGTPLTVTSPVSTLFHGLPDSQQVWMSHGDSVTKAPEGFTVVAATAGAPVAAFEDNERRLYGVQFHPEVLHSEYGQQVLERFLYEGAGCRPTWTMVNIVEDAIERIRRQIGDKRAICGLSGGVDSAVAAALVQRAIGDRLTCVFVDHGLLRAGEAEQVERDFVASTGVQLKVVDAAERFLVALKGVTDPEQKRKIIGREFIRVFEEAAREIVAEAGTHGEQVEFLVQGTLYPDVVESGGGTGAANIKSHHNVGGLPEDLRFELVEPLRRLFKDEVRKVGEQLGLPPQIVWRHPFPGPGLAIRIVGEVTRERLEVLRAADAIARHELTEAGLDREIWQCPVVLLADVRSVGVQGDGRTYGHPIVLRPVTSEDAMTADWSRLPYEVLARISTRITNEVPEVNRVVLDITSKPPGTIEWE; translated from the coding sequence GTGACCTCTTCTGGCGACGTCCGCGCCGACGCTCCGATCGACACTGTCCTCGTCGTCGACTACGGCGCCCAGTACGCGCAGCTCATCGCCCGGCGGGTCCGGGAGGCCCGCGTGTACAGCGAGATCGTGCCGCACACGATGCCCGTCGCGCAGATGCTCGCGCGCAAGCCGAAGGCGATCATCCTGTCCGGTGGGCCCGCGTCGGTGTACGCCGAGGGCGCGCCCCAGGTCGACCGCGCGCTCTTCGAGGCGGGCGTGCCCACGTTCGGCATCTGCTACGGCTTCCAGGCCATGGCGCAGGCGCTCGGCGGCGTCGTCGAGCGGACCGGCACCGCCGAGTACGGCGGCACCCCGCTGACCGTGACCAGCCCGGTCAGCACCCTGTTCCACGGGCTGCCCGACTCCCAGCAGGTGTGGATGTCGCACGGCGACTCGGTCACCAAGGCGCCCGAGGGCTTCACCGTGGTCGCCGCCACCGCGGGCGCGCCGGTCGCCGCGTTCGAGGACAACGAGCGCCGGCTGTACGGCGTGCAGTTCCACCCGGAGGTGCTGCACAGCGAGTACGGGCAGCAGGTGCTCGAACGCTTCCTGTACGAGGGCGCGGGCTGCCGGCCCACCTGGACGATGGTGAACATCGTCGAGGACGCCATCGAGCGGATCCGCCGGCAGATCGGCGACAAGCGGGCGATCTGCGGCCTGTCCGGCGGCGTGGACTCCGCGGTCGCCGCGGCCCTGGTCCAGCGGGCCATCGGTGACCGGCTGACCTGCGTGTTCGTCGACCACGGCCTGCTGCGGGCGGGCGAGGCCGAGCAGGTCGAGCGGGACTTCGTCGCCTCCACCGGCGTGCAGCTCAAGGTGGTCGACGCGGCCGAGCGGTTCCTGGTCGCGCTCAAGGGCGTCACCGATCCGGAGCAGAAGCGGAAGATCATCGGCCGGGAGTTCATCCGGGTCTTCGAGGAGGCGGCCCGCGAGATCGTCGCCGAGGCCGGGACGCACGGCGAGCAGGTCGAGTTCCTGGTCCAGGGCACCCTGTACCCGGACGTGGTCGAATCCGGCGGCGGCACCGGGGCGGCCAACATCAAGTCCCACCACAACGTGGGCGGCCTGCCCGAGGACCTGCGGTTCGAGCTGGTCGAGCCGCTGCGCCGGCTGTTCAAGGACGAGGTCCGCAAGGTCGGCGAGCAGTTGGGTCTGCCGCCGCAGATCGTGTGGCGGCACCCGTTCCCCGGGCCGGGCCTGGCGATCCGCATCGTCGGCGAGGTCACCCGCGAGCGCCTGGAGGTCCTGCGCGCCGCCGACGCCATCGCCCGGCACGAGCTGACCGAGGCCGGTCTGGACCGGGAGATCTGGCAGTGCCCGGTCGTGCTGCTGGCCGACGTCCGGTCGGTGGGCGTCCAGGGGGACGGCCGCACGTACGGTCACCCGATCGTGCTGCGGCCGGTGACCAGCGAGGACGCCATGACCGCAGACTGGTCGCGCCTGCCGTACGAGGTGCTGGCCCGCATCTCGACGCGGATCACCAACGAGGTGCCCGAGGTCAACCGGGTGGTGCTCGACATCACGAGCAAGCCGCCGGGCACGATCGAGTGGGAGTGA
- a CDS encoding chorismate mutase — MEPARAREPTEHTVNELVAKPEPADVIAAGRAEIDEIDKQIIELVQRRVTVSRTIQEARLAAGGRRVELARENQIITRYREGLGKPGTSIALTLLELCRGQR, encoded by the coding sequence CTGGAGCCGGCTCGGGCCCGAGAGCCGACGGAGCACACCGTGAACGAACTGGTTGCCAAGCCCGAGCCCGCCGACGTCATCGCAGCCGGCCGCGCGGAGATCGACGAGATCGACAAACAGATCATCGAGCTGGTCCAGCGCCGCGTGACCGTATCGCGCACGATCCAGGAGGCGCGCCTCGCCGCCGGCGGCCGGCGCGTGGAACTGGCCCGCGAGAACCAGATCATCACCCGGTACCGGGAAGGCCTGGGCAAACCGGGCACGAGCATCGCGCTGACCCTGCTGGAGCTGTGCCGCGGGCAGCGGTGA
- a CDS encoding pyridoxal phosphate-dependent aminotransferase, whose amino-acid sequence MEFTQSAKLANVCYDIRGPVLKEAKRLEEEGHRILKLNIGNPAPFGFEAPEEILQDVVRNLPTAQGYCDSKGLLPARRAVVQYYQQKGVSGVDIEDVYLGNGVSELIVMALQALLDDGDEVLIPAPDYPLWTAAVSLSGGTPVHYLCDERSDWYPDLDDLAAKITDRTKALVVINPNNPTGAVYPREVLERIVELARQHGLALFSDEIYDKILYDDAEHTSTAALAPDVLCLTFNGLSKAYRVAGFRSGWLVVSGPKQHAASYLEGLDILASMRLCANVPAQHAIQSALGGYQSINDLVLPGGRLREQRDRAWELLTEIPGVSCVKPKGAIYAFPRLDPKVYPIRDDQRLVLDLLVQEKLLLVQGTGFNWPHPDHLRVVTLPRVDELEDAIGRLARFLTGYRQ is encoded by the coding sequence ATGGAGTTCACCCAGTCGGCCAAGCTCGCCAACGTCTGCTACGACATCCGCGGACCGGTGCTCAAAGAGGCCAAGCGCCTGGAGGAGGAGGGGCACCGCATCCTCAAGCTGAACATCGGTAACCCGGCCCCGTTCGGCTTCGAGGCACCGGAGGAGATCCTGCAGGACGTGGTGCGCAACCTGCCCACCGCGCAGGGGTACTGCGACTCCAAGGGCCTGCTGCCGGCGCGCCGGGCGGTCGTGCAGTACTACCAGCAGAAGGGTGTGTCCGGGGTCGACATCGAGGACGTCTACCTGGGCAACGGGGTCTCCGAGCTGATCGTGATGGCCCTGCAGGCGCTGCTCGACGACGGGGACGAGGTGCTGATCCCGGCGCCCGACTACCCGCTGTGGACCGCCGCGGTGAGCCTGTCCGGCGGCACCCCGGTGCACTACCTGTGCGACGAGCGGTCCGACTGGTACCCCGACCTGGACGACCTCGCGGCGAAGATCACCGACCGGACCAAGGCGCTGGTCGTCATCAACCCCAACAACCCGACCGGCGCGGTGTACCCGCGCGAGGTGCTGGAACGCATCGTCGAGCTGGCGCGCCAGCACGGCCTGGCGCTGTTCTCCGACGAGATCTACGACAAGATCCTGTACGACGACGCCGAGCACACCTCCACCGCCGCGCTCGCGCCGGACGTGCTCTGCCTGACCTTCAACGGCCTGTCCAAGGCGTACCGGGTGGCCGGCTTCCGGTCCGGGTGGCTGGTGGTCTCCGGGCCCAAGCAGCACGCCGCGAGCTACCTGGAGGGCCTGGACATCCTCGCCAGCATGCGGCTGTGCGCGAACGTGCCCGCGCAGCACGCCATCCAGTCCGCGCTGGGCGGCTACCAGAGCATCAACGACCTGGTCCTCCCCGGCGGCCGGCTCCGCGAGCAGCGCGACCGCGCCTGGGAGCTGCTCACCGAGATCCCCGGCGTCTCCTGCGTCAAGCCGAAGGGCGCCATCTACGCCTTCCCGCGGCTGGACCCGAAGGTGTACCCGATCCGCGACGACCAGCGGCTCGTCCTCGACCTGCTGGTCCAAGAGAAGCTGCTGCTCGTCCAGGGCACCGGCTTCAACTGGCCGCACCCGGACCACCTGCGCGTCGTCACCCTTCCCCGGGTCGACGAACTGGAGGACGCGATCGGCCGGCTCGCCCGCTTCCTCACCGGCTACCGGCAGTAG
- a CDS encoding ASCH domain-containing protein, whose amino-acid sequence MGETEPVTRDMWLYKEYFDLIASGRKTVEVRVGYPNMRRIRPGWLIRFRTGDEHCLTRVRRVGEYGSFEEMLDPPGDRRDGGPRGAAGRHPPDLPAGEGGPGRARHRGGAGVTGRRPVGTRGVACVSSHV is encoded by the coding sequence ATGGGCGAGACCGAGCCGGTGACCCGGGACATGTGGCTGTACAAGGAGTACTTCGACCTGATCGCCTCGGGGCGCAAGACCGTGGAGGTGCGGGTCGGGTACCCGAACATGCGCCGGATCCGGCCGGGGTGGCTGATCCGGTTCCGGACCGGGGACGAGCACTGCCTGACCCGGGTGAGGCGGGTCGGCGAGTACGGCTCGTTCGAGGAGATGCTCGACCCCCCGGGCGATCGGCGCGACGGAGGACCGCGCGGAGCTGCTGGCCGCCATCCGCCGGATCTACCCGCCGGAGAAGGAGGCCCTGGGCGTGCTCGCCATCGAGGTGGAGCGGGTGTGACCGGCCGGCGGCCGGTCGGGACCCGGGGCGTCGCCTGTGTGTCGTCACACGTGTGA
- a CDS encoding GMC oxidoreductase, protein MSGTGEYAGSYDVVVVGSGFGGSVAALRLTEKGYRVAVLEAGRRFDERTYPKTSWDLRRFLWLPKLGCRGIQRITLLRDVLVLSGAGVGGGSLVYANTLYEPLPDFYADPQWRDITDWRAELAPFYDQAKRMLGVTTYSRTTYADQVMKAVAEEMGVGDTFHPTPVGVFFGEPGREVDDPYFGGAGPRRSGCIECGECMTGCRHGAKNALTKNYLYLAERAGAVVIPDTTVTAVRPLPEGGYAVETVRTGAWFPRRTRRVYRASQVVFAAGALGTQRLLHRMRDEGVLPKLSPRLGELTRTNSEAILGAMARKPRPEFTEGVAITSSFHPDARTHIEPVRYGKGSNAMGLIATMLVDGGGRVPRWLRFCGRVLRHPVLFLRSFSVYRWSERTIIALVMQSLDNSITVFRKKGLFGERLTSRQGHGKPNPTWIPAGHEAVRRIARHIDGEAGGSWFDVFNVPVTAHILGGCVIGDSPETGVIDPYHRVYGHPGLHVVDGSAVSANLGVNPSLTITAQAERAMAFWPNAGDPDPRPELGSAYRRIPYVPPRNPVVPEAAPGALRLPVVPVERS, encoded by the coding sequence ATGAGCGGGACCGGGGAGTACGCCGGCAGCTACGACGTCGTGGTCGTCGGCTCCGGCTTCGGCGGCTCGGTCGCGGCGCTGCGGCTGACCGAGAAGGGGTACCGCGTGGCCGTGCTGGAGGCGGGCCGGCGGTTCGACGAACGGACGTACCCGAAGACCTCCTGGGACCTGCGCCGGTTCCTGTGGCTGCCGAAGCTCGGCTGCCGCGGCATCCAGCGCATCACCCTGCTGCGGGATGTGCTCGTGCTGTCCGGGGCCGGGGTCGGGGGCGGCTCGCTGGTGTACGCGAACACGCTGTACGAGCCGCTGCCGGACTTCTACGCCGACCCGCAGTGGCGGGACATCACCGACTGGCGGGCCGAGCTGGCGCCCTTCTACGACCAGGCCAAGCGCATGCTCGGCGTCACCACGTACTCGCGCACCACCTACGCCGACCAGGTCATGAAGGCCGTCGCCGAGGAGATGGGCGTCGGGGACACCTTCCACCCCACCCCGGTGGGCGTGTTCTTCGGCGAGCCCGGGCGGGAGGTGGACGACCCGTACTTCGGCGGCGCCGGGCCGCGCCGCAGCGGCTGCATCGAGTGCGGCGAGTGCATGACCGGCTGCCGGCACGGCGCCAAGAACGCGCTCACCAAGAACTACCTGTACCTGGCCGAGCGCGCGGGCGCGGTGGTGATCCCGGACACGACCGTGACCGCGGTCCGGCCGCTGCCCGAGGGCGGGTACGCCGTGGAGACCGTGCGCACCGGCGCCTGGTTCCCCCGCCGCACCCGGCGGGTGTACCGCGCGTCCCAGGTCGTGTTCGCCGCCGGGGCGCTCGGCACCCAACGGCTGCTGCACCGGATGCGCGACGAAGGCGTCCTGCCGAAGCTGTCGCCCCGCCTCGGCGAGCTGACCCGCACCAACTCCGAGGCGATCCTCGGCGCCATGGCCCGCAAGCCGCGGCCGGAGTTCACCGAGGGCGTGGCCATCACCTCCTCGTTCCACCCCGACGCGCGCACGCACATCGAGCCCGTCCGGTACGGCAAGGGCTCCAACGCCATGGGCCTGATCGCCACCATGCTCGTGGACGGCGGCGGCCGGGTGCCGCGCTGGCTGCGGTTTTGCGGCCGCGTGCTCCGGCACCCGGTCCTGTTCCTGCGCTCCTTCTCCGTGTACCGGTGGTCCGAGCGGACCATCATCGCCCTGGTGATGCAGTCGCTGGACAACTCCATCACCGTGTTCCGCAAGAAGGGCCTGTTCGGCGAGCGGCTCACCTCCCGCCAGGGCCACGGGAAGCCCAACCCGACCTGGATCCCCGCCGGCCACGAGGCCGTCCGCCGGATCGCCCGGCACATCGACGGCGAGGCCGGCGGTAGCTGGTTCGACGTGTTCAACGTGCCCGTCACCGCGCACATCCTCGGCGGCTGCGTGATCGGCGACTCGCCCGAGACCGGCGTCATCGACCCCTACCACCGGGTGTACGGCCACCCCGGGCTGCACGTCGTCGACGGTTCGGCGGTCTCCGCGAACCTGGGCGTGAACCCCTCCCTCACCATCACCGCTCAGGCCGAGCGGGCGATGGCCTTCTGGCCGAACGCCGGCGATCCCGACCCGCGCCCGGAGCTGGGCTCGGCGTACCGGCGGATCCCGTACGTGCCGCCGCGCAACCCGGTGGTCCCGGAGGCGGCCCCGGGCGCGCTGCGGCTGCCGGTCGTCCCGGTCGAGCGGAGCTGA
- a CDS encoding succinic semialdehyde dehydrogenase encodes MDSRSQDTHVSDTPETSSRPGATKTTATPLTAALPDGLVARLAGAIVTGSHRQTYTLYAPFTGEPIGELPQSAPGDVQLAFEKARKAQAAWAARPVEERTAVLLRAHDLMLQRQAEILDIIQIENGKARLHAFEEIAELAQVCRYYARTAKSHLKPRRRAGVFPIATKTYEIRHPKGVVGIISPWNYPLALGAADAVPAFAAGNAVVSMPDMQTPLTALWARELFIEAGLPTDLWQVVVGEGPVIGPSVVDHADYVSFTGSTRTGRQVAQQAAYGLVGCSLELGGKNPMIVLEDADLDKAVEGAIRGCFASAGQLCVSIERLYVHHAVYQEFLERFVKRTRSLRLGAALDFSADVGSLTSKRQLETVRRHVEDARAKGAKVVAGGIARPDIGPYFFEPTILTGVHRDMLVYAEETFGPVVSVYPVKSAEDAILKANDTKYGLNASVWTRDIRRARALAERIKAGTVNVNEAYAAAYGSVDAPMGGMGDSGLGRRHGAEGILKFTEVQNVAIQRFVPFAPAFGLDARRWTRLLTTSLSLMKKLGKK; translated from the coding sequence ATGGACAGCCGTAGCCAGGACACGCACGTCTCCGACACGCCGGAGACGTCGTCGCGCCCCGGCGCCACGAAGACCACGGCCACCCCGCTGACCGCCGCCCTGCCCGACGGGTTGGTCGCGCGGCTCGCCGGCGCGATCGTCACCGGCTCGCACCGGCAGACGTACACCCTGTACGCGCCGTTCACCGGCGAGCCCATCGGCGAGCTGCCGCAGTCCGCGCCCGGGGATGTGCAGCTCGCCTTCGAGAAGGCCCGCAAGGCCCAGGCCGCCTGGGCCGCCCGCCCTGTCGAGGAGCGGACCGCGGTCCTGCTGCGCGCCCACGACCTCATGCTCCAGCGCCAGGCTGAGATCCTCGACATCATCCAGATCGAGAACGGCAAGGCCCGGCTCCACGCGTTCGAGGAGATCGCCGAACTCGCCCAGGTGTGCCGGTACTACGCGCGCACCGCCAAGTCCCACCTCAAGCCCCGCCGCCGCGCCGGGGTGTTCCCGATCGCGACCAAGACCTACGAGATCCGCCACCCCAAGGGCGTGGTCGGGATCATCTCCCCCTGGAACTACCCGCTCGCGCTCGGCGCCGCCGACGCCGTCCCGGCCTTCGCGGCGGGCAACGCGGTGGTGTCCATGCCCGACATGCAGACGCCGCTCACCGCGCTGTGGGCCCGCGAGCTGTTCATCGAGGCCGGCTTGCCCACCGACCTGTGGCAGGTCGTGGTCGGCGAGGGCCCGGTGATCGGCCCGTCGGTGGTGGACCACGCCGACTACGTGTCGTTCACCGGCTCGACCCGGACCGGCCGGCAGGTCGCGCAGCAGGCCGCGTACGGGCTGGTCGGCTGCTCGCTGGAGCTGGGCGGCAAGAACCCGATGATCGTGCTGGAGGACGCCGACCTGGACAAGGCGGTCGAGGGCGCGATCCGCGGCTGCTTCGCCTCCGCCGGCCAGCTGTGCGTCTCGATCGAGCGGCTGTACGTGCACCACGCGGTCTACCAGGAGTTCCTGGAGCGGTTCGTCAAGCGGACCCGCTCGCTCCGCCTGGGCGCCGCCCTGGACTTCAGCGCCGACGTCGGCTCGCTCACCTCCAAGCGGCAGCTGGAGACCGTGCGCCGGCACGTGGAGGACGCCCGGGCCAAGGGCGCCAAGGTCGTGGCCGGCGGCATCGCCCGGCCGGACATCGGCCCGTACTTCTTCGAGCCCACGATCCTCACCGGCGTGCACCGCGACATGCTCGTGTACGCGGAGGAGACCTTCGGCCCGGTCGTCTCGGTGTACCCGGTCAAGTCCGCCGAGGACGCGATACTCAAGGCCAACGACACCAAGTACGGGCTCAACGCCAGCGTCTGGACGCGCGACATCCGGCGCGCCCGCGCCCTGGCCGAGCGGATCAAGGCCGGCACGGTCAACGTGAACGAGGCGTACGCGGCCGCCTACGGCAGCGTCGACGCCCCCATGGGCGGCATGGGCGACTCCGGGCTCGGCCGGCGGCACGGCGCGGAGGGCATCCTCAAGTTCACCGAGGTGCAGAACGTGGCGATCCAGCGGTTCGTGCCGTTCGCCCCGGCGTTCGGGCTCGACGCGCGGCGATGGACGCGGTTGCTCACCACATCGCTGTCCCTGATGAAGAAGCTGGGGAAGAAATGA